Part of the Arthrobacter gengyunqii genome is shown below.
GCGGCGAAGGAGTCCATCATGTCCAGCAATTGTCCGCCCACCAGCCAGTCGTTGGGACTTCCGGGCTGGCCGTGGATGAGGACCAGGACCGGAAGGTTTACCGCCGCAGGAGACGCCAGATAAGCGGGCGGAAGGTAAACCAGTGCGGAGTTGGAGGCATAACCGGAAGTGCTGCCCGGGATTTCCGCCGAATAGACCTTGCCCTCCGACGGCATGCCCGGCGGCGCAGTCCAGTTCGCCTCCGTCGTGGCGGGCAGCCCGGCGGCCGATGCAGGGTCCCGGGTGGGAAGCGCTTCATCCACCGGACGGGGCGGACTGATCAGGGATTCCAGTGTTGGATACTGGGCGTAGGCGGCATTGACGGTGACCGCTACGGCTGTCAGTGCCAGCGACGCCGCAGTCACTGCCAGGAACCGGTCCCACGCCGCGTCCACCCGTCGAATCCGCAGCACGGCAAGGATTACAGCTAGTATTCCGAGTCCGGCATATACGTAGAGCATCCGGGGAAAGGACGCGTTCCACCAGTGGAAGACTGGTTCGGCCATCAGGAAGAGGATGAAGGTGATAACGGCTGCAGCCATGGCGGCCAGCGGCACCACCACGAGCAGATGGCGGGGTCTGCCGGCCGCCAGCCCCACCAGCGACAATCCTCCCAGGATGAGCAGCACCGCAGGGAGAACGCCGGTCAGCAAAGAGACAGAGTTCACCGAACGCCGTCCACAATCCGGCGCATCAGGGTGAAGCTCTGGCTCAGCGAGACCTCCGGCAGGTAGGCCCGGGCCA
Proteins encoded:
- a CDS encoding alpha/beta hydrolase, with protein sequence MNSVSLLTGVLPAVLLILGGLSLVGLAAGRPRHLLVVVPLAAMAAAVITFILFLMAEPVFHWWNASFPRMLYVYAGLGILAVILAVLRIRRVDAAWDRFLAVTAASLALTAVAVTVNAAYAQYPTLESLISPPRPVDEALPTRDPASAAGLPATTEANWTAPPGMPSEGKVYSAEIPGSTSGYASNSALVYLPPAYLASPAAVNLPVLVLIHGQPGSPNDWLVGGQLLDMMDSFAAKHQGLAPVVVMPDASNADNTNWPLCLDSDISSSATYLAVDVPAWVRQHLAAGLSGGSQWAVAGYSYGGTCALQLAANYPDTYPTFIDIAGESEPTVTQGTDSLINTYFGGDKSRFTAQNALDRLAAQSFPDSAGIIAVGADDSVYTPEGRQVYEAARAAGMQVTLQVLPGGHSWQVWQAGLANNLDWLGRRLGILGS